Part of the Drosophila santomea strain STO CAGO 1482 chromosome 2L, Prin_Dsan_1.1, whole genome shotgun sequence genome is shown below.
GGTGagttacataaatattaaactcATCCCGAATTAAACTGGCTTCCTTTAGATGCCGATTTTGAGTTTGAGAAGATGCGACAGCAATCGCCTTTGCTGAAGGTGGCCGACATTTTTTACGACTTTATCGAACAGCATCCGGAAAAGTTTCGCCGCATGATCACGGAGTACGAACACCAAAAACAACGTCGCGTCCTGGATAACAGCAAGGCCCACCTCAGCTTGAAGGCCGAGCACATGGAATGGTTCGCGGGCGGGGAGGAGCGGTTCCACTCAAAGGAAGAAGCCATGGCCATGCGCGCCCAGACACGTGTGCGCGGCTACTACTATAAGGCCAAGGAGGAACTGACCCGTAATCCCTTGTACCGCCAAAATGCCAAGGCCCGACAAGTGATAAACGCTGTGCTGGAGAAGTTTCGATACCTGCTCATCGGTTGTGATTTTTTCTCCATGATGTTTGACAGGAATTGCAAGCAAAAGCATGAATtcctgcagcagcacttgGGCGAGGAGGAAACCGACGCTGGCAGAATACCCAGCAAAAGACTGAGGCAGGTCATTAAAGAGTACACAAAGGAAAACTGCATCCTCGACGAGTGGTCCACTTCCTTGTGCTCCGATTTGGGTGACTTCTATTGCCAGGGCTCCTACTCGGAGAATGGCAACAGCTGCTCAAAGCAGCACATTATCAATCCGTACGCTTCGCGGGAAAATCTCATTTTGTTCCAGGTCTGGAATCTGGACCACCAAATTGAACTGTGCCGCACAATACTTCCCGCTCTTGTGGCAAATGTGGAAGAACTTGTGAGTCATCCGCAGATAAAGTGTTCCCTTCATAAGAAGCAAGTGGTCGATATCTCAGTACTGGAGTACTTTCTTGAAATATTCTCTCTAAAGAACCTTAAACTAGTTCACATTGTGTGTCATGAAAAGGTGCAGCGGTCAAACCGTTCAAACGGTCGCCTTCTATGCTCCGACTGTCATGAGTATCGCATTGTGCAAGAGCTGATGGAAGTGCAAGTAGACAGTTTAACCACTTAAATGGTATgtcaaaaatattgaaaagttACCTAGCCAAGCAATATTGTACACAATAACTTTACAAAATGTATCTACAAGTTTGGttgctcttttttttgaatgttttataTTGCTGATCTCATAGGGGATATGTTGTACAAATGGATATTATCTCAACTATAAAAACGTACTGTTGAAGGTTTTTACATATTAAATACGTAAACTATTaacatatgtacttatatGCATTTAATGTTGATATAGCTTTTCAAACTATTAGAATTATGTGACTACGCAATATCGGTATATAATCTAGACTTAAAAGTTAGTTGATTGTAACGCTAGTAGCTGAGAATTTAGAGTTGGCGTCACATCGATCAGCAAGTCCAAACtattatgaaaatatatatgaagtATGTATACTCGTGTAACGAATTTAAACTAAAACGTAACAGTATGAAAAGGTTTTGCTACACTTGGCTTCTCTGCACCTCTAAaagtgatttatttattttatagaCAATGTACTTAAGAGCCAAATAGTCGGTTTTATTTCCATCGATATTGTATACAGACAAATACAACTTTCTTGATTTCACTTCTTTATTTactaaaaatgtttactgCATATAAAATTGTACaacacaaaatatattttatttaagtatcaaataatattcaaataaatgtgAAGAGAGTTCGTATGCATACGAACCgagtaaaataataaatattgatgatAAACAAAAGAGAATATtcataaatgaaataataatgttCGCAAGTaacaaatatgtttaatataatattagtCGTGTTTGATGTGCGCTTTCGTGTTATCCGGATAGATATCAGCATAGTCGATTTCTTGtattttgtttcgtttcgttgtTACCTCATTGCACCTGCATTGTTCATCTTAAATTTTTAGGATTAGTATATTTTCGCTTTCGCTATTTGCTTCGTAGTTGGGTTAGAAGTTTTAGTGCTGCTACCAAATCGCGTTCAACAAAAAACTCTCCTCTTCAGTTACAATGATGTTAGTTAGTGTAAAGAAATTTTACTAAAAACTTGTTCCCGTTCCCAAGTTATTTGATTGTGGCGATCCTTAGAGTCTCTGGTACTTAAACTAGATAACTATAACAAGCAATCTGATTAACGTTCagtttcgtttcgatttctGTATGATGCTGTTGAGTTGCTATAATTGATTTCTATGGCGTTGAGAAATAATTATAGATCCGATTGACCAGGTCCTGAAAAAGATTAAACCAAGAGGAGTGTTactttaaaatgattttaagTGGTAGAGACAAACAAATAAAGCTAACACTAAATTGTGAAAACTTTCCAGTCTTGACTTGGCCATGAACACTTATTCAGGTTCAGACTTACATATAAAGTAAACgtcaaaagtaaataaaaatatatacaataaataagaaatattgAAGCAGCAACTGAGGAAGTGCAAGTGCCAGGCAGCCAAAACAATTTTGAGAGAAAActtcacctttttttttaaacttttgtttGTATTATTCATTCAATTCagttcaattcaatttaagtTTTGGGGTAAAAGCCATTCATTGTCATTATTAAAGTTAACGATTAATgtttgttaaaaatatttatttcttattgTGTGTATAAAACAAGTTATAGTTATCGAGtataagaaaaagaaacatttaattatgcatTCGTAAACTCATGAATGGTTAATGTAACGAACGAGTTTTCGACAAGTCATATTGTACAATTTTTCactttatatttttgcactccatTATTTCGatagtatttatttatggtcTCGACAACAAATAAGGTAATCTTCATTCGTTGTTCTTTGCAAGGTGGAGTTTGCTCTCCAAGCTCAAGTTTTTAGGAAGCATTTGGGGAAGGAACTACAATagtgtaataaaaatatttgcgaTATAAAGGGgactttcaaaaatatttggcGTTCGTTTAACAGTAGTAAATGGGAAATGGGTACTGCAATTACTcataatatttactttaaattatttggtttttatttttgcatacaAACCTGAGTTAATTTGTTCGACTTCAATCGCAAAGAtcgcaaatatttttatagacaaattaaaaagaatacggcacacaaaattaaattcaaacagcggcgaaaataaaagtaaatacataGTATAGAAAGAGGACAACTTTTGGAATATTATGAAAACATTCAATTAGTTAAAACTTGGTTTTGggtaattttttaataattgcaattttagGTACCTTAGGATTTTGAACGAGTTTTACAAAATCATTGAGTTGAGAtgaatttggtttttatattgttgtttattgtggCGCTTGATAgaatttcagtttttttttttttcagttttatatATGCTGGTTGTTATTTGGTTCGATTTCATGAGTTACGgcttacaaattttaaaatactcATGTAAGTTTAGAAAATGattttggttggtttttggTATTGCGCTTTACTGAGGTAACAAACGAACGAACGAATGAACGATTTCCTTTCATTGGTTTCAATTGGTTTATTTACATGTTTAATTAGATTTAGTTTATTAATGTGTTGTGTGTATTCGATATTCATAATGTACAATGTGGATGAGTTGTTCGATGATAGTGAGATGAGAAATGCAAAGCTGGCTCTTTTATATCACACATTCCCAGAGGCAGTGACTCTTTCGGCCAAATGCAGAAGTTTCTTAGTTTACGAGAAGTTCGGGAGTGAAATCCGGCTCTGGAGATTAGCTTCCAGCCCAACTTCCTAGATACTGGAATATGTAACCAGAAATAGGAAATGGGTTTTTATAAAACATCTCCTGCTTCGATTTAAGTTCGCTTTATATTTCGTTCGATTCTTGAATCTCTTCCAGAGATTCTATTTCCCATTTGAGCCGGTCCCACATCCCTGCTAAAGACTATAGACCCGCCCTGTTATATACAAATGGCAATTCGTTGCCGTATCTTAAACTCTTCGCCAACTGCTTACGGATCGTTCCCGAGACTGAGAGTGTGAGTTCTGACGAAAGCATTCGGGACTTTTGCTGCCCCGTCCATTGGCTATTTCCGGTGACTCTGTAACCCGGGCTAAGTCCCGGTTTATCGTCTTTGAGCTGAGAACTCGCGGACACCGCACCGTCCAAGGACTGCGTCGTGGATCTTGCAGAGCACGGAAGCTTTTGGAGGGCAACACCTCGtcgccactgccactggccTCGCACCAGCTGTTGTAGTAGTCGGAATACTCCTTGTCATGCTTGGGCGTGGGAGCCGGCGTGCTGTCCAGCGAACTGTTCTCCTGTGCCGAGTCCATCTCCTCCACGAGGG
Proteins encoded:
- the LOC120443914 gene encoding DNA fragmentation factor subunit beta; its protein translation is MLNYIRCAIMSPTTRSSSNNKKNSQPAGEALKDVSSSESIRTEGAQMRGYKVTDNERTRKYGIGANSLEMLIAKANGKFPLPELHLYLASDGFEVTDDEYLKSLPAQTLFIVSGPDAVITTDADFEFEKMRQQSPLLKVADIFYDFIEQHPEKFRRMITEYEHQKQRRVLDNSKAHLSLKAEHMEWFAGGEERFHSKEEAMAMRAQTRVRGYYYKAKEELTRNPLYRQNAKARQVINAVLEKFRYLLIGCDFFSMMFDRNCKQKHEFLQQHLGEEETDAGRIPSKRLRQVIKEYTKENCILDEWSTSLCSDLGDFYCQGSYSENGNSCSKQHIINPYASRENLILFQVWNLDHQIELCRTILPALVANVEELVSHPQIKCSLHKKQVVDISVLEYFLEIFSLKNLKLVHIVCHEKVQRSNRSNGRLLCSDCHEYRIVQELMEVQVDSLTT